The following are from one region of the Centroberyx gerrardi isolate f3 chromosome 16, fCenGer3.hap1.cur.20231027, whole genome shotgun sequence genome:
- the stox2b gene encoding storkhead-box protein 2 isoform X2, translating into MSPISQSQFIPLGEVLLLAISAMNSAHKPVTQEALTEHLQTCFPGVPTPTEEVLHHTLSMLVRERKIYPTPDGYFIVTPQTYFITPSLIRTSSKWYHLDERSGDRHQQQQHQNQQQHQQTQCTSPLSGTITPSTSGGVRDRTHPKPSQNHGGGGGGGGDSSYNNSYRGDDPPSHHTTLQRRSPKDHREAYSSPHSPQTPPQQGVGTTEKSRSTLSFPFKTDTLTKHRGGGGGGGGGETEKQAGGGGGSGSRKFGLKLFRLSFKKDKAKQLATFSAQFPPEEWPLRDEEVPSQLPRHVEMEIIRRINPDLTVENLARHTAVMKRLEEERAQRSKASSANQSSRSRRSGGRHRKQSQTKPSRSHSKTRVSRGEPNDISHLELADRDYRAYSSSLARSPREHALAMERQRARLHLAHSNPNILDSSHLPVTPEWDVSGELAKRRTEMPFPEPSHGPSAHHSKVHRSHSHTQERKSRTERSDKAKERSRSMDNSKGPLGAGLIGPPDYYDDRSRYYTDDGTLRANQSSSHYSRATPPTAKLAGDSLGLDGGRSLEKSKSRDSLPAYSPKPMPTSIPPDDYFQCSSSSEAVLTAANPLGTLGKSSHDGLKLGGVDRQTDRQTPHPPEYKEDVAKVGPKGGSLPPIPLSLPDPPLPNGRPPHSASSAQEKRKEIFSKDTLFKPPPSLPLPGYSSLRKTPVLTSSALSTSCDALDSQEAFDAPKPLVATPSVPPQGIEPTTSAAEASFDYYNVSDDDELEEGGNKSRGADEKAGEGGVGMGGGGGGTMQWLLEREKERDLQRRFERNLTFPGAKENLPEPSQNQQSAHSARLDSMDSSSVTVDSGFNSPRTRESLASNTSSIVESNRRQNLALSPGHLGIATGNGPPFSFRAIPEPAGTQPEKLQKPNACLASITSV; encoded by the exons GTGTTCCCACGCCGACAGAGGAGGTTCTGCACCACACGCTGAGCATGCTGGTCCGTGAGCGGAAGATCTACCCAACACCGGACGGTTATTTTATCGTGACCCCTCAGACCTACTTCATCACCCCCAGCCTCATCCGAACTAGCTCCAAGTGGTACCACTTAGACGAGCGATCCGGTGACCGacatcaacagcagcagcatcaaaaccaacagcagcatcagcagacGCAGTGCACCTCCCCTCTTTCTGGCACCATCACCCCATCCACCTCTGGAGGTGTTCGAGATCGAACGCACCCAAAGCCGAGCCAGAACCAcggtgggggtggtggaggaggtggggatTCTTCGTACAACAACAGCTACCGTGGAGACGACCCCCCCAGCCACCACACCACACTTCAGCGGCGATCGCCCAAGGACCATCGGGAGGCATATTCCTCCCCACACTCCCCCCAAACACCTCCTCAACAGGGAGTAGGCACCACAGAAAAGAGCCGCAGCACTCTCAGCTTCCCCTTCAAGACGGATACGCTTACCAAGCAccgaggagggggaggaggaggaggaggaggcgagacagagaagcaggcaggaggagggggtggtAGTGGAAGTCGGAAGTTTGGTCTGAAGTTGTTCCGTCTGAGCTTTAAGAAGGACAAGGCCAAGCAGCTGGCCACCTTCTCAGCCCAGTTCCCCCCTGAGGAGTGGCCGCTTCGGGATGAGGAGGTGCCCAGCCAGCTGCCCCGGCACGTAGAGATGGAAATCATCCGCAGAATCAACCCTGACCTTACTGTGGAGAATCTGGCCCGGCACACAGCCGTCATGAAGCGTCTTGAAGAGGAACGCGCTCAGAGGAGTAAAGCGTCTTCAGCAAATCAGAGCTCCAGGAGTCGGAGGAGCGGGGGCAGACACAGGAAGCAGTCTCAGACCAAACCCAGTCGCTCCCATAGTAAGACTAGGGTGTCCCGCGGTGAGCCAAATGACATTTCCCACCTGGAACTGGCCGACAGGGACTACCGAGCCTATTCGTCCTCGCTGGCCCGGTCACCGAGGGAACATGCCCTGGCGATGGAGCGGCAGCGGGCCCGGCTTCACCTGGCGCACAGCAACCCCAACATCCTAGACTCCTCCCACTTGCCTGTCACGCCGGAGTGGGATGTGTCCGGCGAGCTCGCCAAACGGCGGACGGAAATGCCTTTCCCCGAGCCAAGCCACGGCCCGTCGGCCCACCACTCCAAAGTCCACCGCTCCCACTCCCACACCCAGGAGAGGAAGTCCAGGACCGAGCGCAGTGACAAGGCCAAGGAACGTTCCAGATCTATGGATAACTCCAAAGGACCGCTGGGGGCTGGGTTGATCGGACCACCCGATTACTATGACGACCGGAGCCGCTACTATACTGACGACGGAACCCtgcgagccaatcagagctcttctcaCTACTCGCGGGCCACGCCCCCCACAGCTAAGTTGGCTGGGGATTCACTCGGGTTGGACGGTGGGAGGAGCTTGGAGAAGAGTAAGAGCAGGGACAGCCTACCGGCTTACTCACCCAAACCGATGCCCACTTCCATCCCTCCTGACGACTACTTCCaatgctcctcctcttctgagGCCGTTCTCACAGCAGCCAACCCGCTGGGAACTCTGGGTAAAAGTAGCCATGACGGGTTAAAACTGGGCGGGGTTGAccggcaaacagacagacagacgccacATCCCCCAGAATACAAGGAGGACGTGGCAAAGGTGGGTCCCAAAGGTGGCAGTCTGCCTCCAatacccctctccctccctgatcCCCCTCTCCCTAATGGCCGGCCGCCCCACAGCGCCTCCTCTGCCCAGGAGAAACGTAAAGAGATCTTTAGTAAAGATACGCTCTTCAAACCTCCTCCCAGCCTCCCTCTGCCTGGCTACAGCTCCTTGAGAAAAACCCCGGtcctcacctcctctgctctctccacctcctgtgACGCGCTTGACTCCCAGGAGGCCTTTGACGCTCCCAAACCTCTAGTGGCCACGCCCTCTGTTCCACCACAGGGAATCGAACCTACTACCAGTGCTGCTGAGGCCTCCTTTGACTACTACAACGTCTCGGACGATGATGAACTCGAAGAGGGGGGGAATAAAAGCAGAGGAGCGGACGAGAAGGCCGGAGAAGGAGGTGttgggatgggaggaggaggtggaggaaccATGCAATGGTTGTTggagcgagagaaggagagggatcTACAGAGGAGGTTTGAGAGGAACCTCACCTTCCCCGGTGCTAAAGAGAACCTTCCAGAGCCCAGTCAGAACCAGCAGTCGGCCCACTCTGCCAGACTGGACAGTATGGACTCCAGCTCCGTCACTGTTGACAGTGGATTCAACTCACCACG aaCCAGGGAGAGCCTAGCGTCCAACACTTCCTCCATAGTGGAGAGTAACCGTCGACAGAATCTGGCACTGAGCCCCGGCCACCTCGGCATCGCTACTGGCAACGGTCCCCCCTTCTCCTTCCGTGCCATACCAGAACCCGCCGGCACCCAACCGGAGAAACTCCAGAAGCCCAATGCCTGCCTCGCGTCAATCACCAGCGTCTAG